In Telopea speciosissima isolate NSW1024214 ecotype Mountain lineage chromosome 10, Tspe_v1, whole genome shotgun sequence, the DNA window CAATAGTTTATAGCTCCTATATGCAATGGCGACAGCTACAGCGGCCCCTATTACTGCAAGGGCAGCATGTATATCCTCACGTTCCAAGCTTTCAAACCATGTAGGCATTACACATGCCTTGCGTGTGCAAGAAGCCCCTTTGTTACCAATCCTTGAAGTTGGTTTGCTACTACTAACACTTGAAGTTGGTTTGCTACTGCTCTTCTCTTCAACCACTATTTTTGCCTCTCTTTCATCTTTTTTGAACTCCACTGGTACAGAATTATTCTGGCAACAAGAAGAACTTTTGTTATCCTGGCAACAACCTGAGACTTCTGATTGAGTTCCATTTCCAGCAACATCACTTTCATTGGCTTGTATAGGCTCTTTTCCGCTTTTCTCTGTGTTTGTCTCACCATTTAATTGGAGTCTTCGTTCTTGCACTTTCTTCTGGTCTTCTTCTGATAAACCCATCTGTCCCCTAAAAGTTGAATTCAAACAAATTACAAAGTGAGGGGAAGATGCCAGTACAGTCGAATCAATGGCCAAAATCACAAAGGGCTGTGCTCATATCCAATCAAGCAAAATCACGTGTTAGCAGAGAGAAGATAAATATTAAAAAGACAATAATTATCTTCAGCATACATTTATTCACCATCTTATCATACTTTCTCAATCataaattgaaaataacaaTAATCCCTTTTGACAACTACAAAAAGAATTATATAAAGAACTGAGAGTCTTAATGGTTCCAATGAAACTACTGGTTTGACTAGCAGGTTGTTAGGTTCTCTTCTTGATAAGAAAGATTGGAAATAAGATAAACCATTCATCTTTTGACTATAAGTTAACTGTGCCAACAATTTAAGTCAAAGAAATAGGATTCCGTATCTAGTCCAAAAGacgagaaaaggaagagaaaatctgTCCAGGGTTGGCAGAGATAGGTGTTGCAATTTGAGTTTTGAGGGCAATGATGCATCTGGATATCTATATATTGGTAAACCTGATAACAGGTCAATCAGAAGAAACCTGAAAAGATGAATTGGTCTATCACAAACTTATATTTATTGCTTAAGGAACCTGTCCTAAAAGATCTGGTTATTGATCCCTGCATGATGAATGACCAGATCAATAGCCAAGCCAAGGAGAGTGACAGTAAACTTCAGTATCCTACTTATAAATGTCTTTCAGATAGATTCCATATAAACAAATCTAAATATCATTTTGTCTAGCTGTGGCCTTTCTAATTCTATTATCTAGTAAAACGTTATAATGCCTATTCCCATATATCTCTCAGATAGATTCCAAATAAACAAATAGGTTTAGTAATTATCAAAACACTATAATGCTTATTTATTCAAGACATGCAAAGAAATAAATGAATTTATATAGTTTAAATATCCAAAAGGATTCGTCTATTCGTAACCAAGTAGGCTACAAAAgaaattgtaaccttacttGTTTTACCCCTAAAGTATAAAGTGTTTTCACCTGGATTGAGGAACATAGGTAATTTTACATTGGTCAGCTGAGTGTAGGAAGGGAAGTTTCCCTTGCACCAGCCCAACCATGCCCTGCTCAAAGCAATCTTCACAGTTCCTCTTGCTGATAATGTTTGACTCGGAGATGGAACTCTGGTTTGTGGTAGGGTAAAGATAGACCTTTCCATTACAATGCCTTGACGTGATCTCACTTTCTTGATTGTTTTTTCTGTTAGATTATGCAAGCTGAAGCTGCAGAttccaaaaacaaagaagacatcttccattcttctcttAATTTAGAAGAAACCTATCTAGAAGAAGGTTATAAATATGGGTTTCATGATGGTTGGATCCTAGGGCAGCAAGTAGAAAGATAGGTTGGCCTCAAATTAGGCTTCAAAGTCTGGGAGGAAATTGGGTTTTGTTAAGGTTGCGTTGATGTCGGGAACTTTGCAATTCAAGCCGAGACCAGCCACTTTCTGCCTCATTCAGAAGTACTTCAAGCACATAAAGGAATTGATTAAACTATACCCAGTTTTGGATAAGGATGAAGTTCAAGGCTTTTAAAGCAAAAAAGTAAGTCTTATGCATGGACCTGTCCATAGGGTATCTATGGACGGCCCACCTTGTACCACACAGCTGGTTTGATGGGGACTGAAAGTTTGTAGAGAGGCGGGACCCAAAGGTTCCCCACATGCTAAGTTTCAGCTCAATTAGAGTTGACCAAGTGGCAAAAATAAAGCTCTCAAAAATCCAGGACTACCAAGAAGGGAGTAATCCTTCGGGGCAAGAATGGAGCTTAGTGATAATCAACACTCTGAATGGGGGCTGAAAATTTGGAGAGAGGTAGACCCAAAGGTCCCCACAtgccaagtttcagctcaattggagttggccaagtggcaaaaATAAAGCTTCCAAAAATCCAGGACTACCAAGAAGGGAGTAATCCTTTGGGGCAAGAATGGAGCTTAGTGATAATCAATACTTTGAATGGGGCCTGAGTTTTAACAATCAGTTTGGCACAGAATCTTTCACTGTTTGAAGTAGCAGAGAAAGAACGGGAAGAAGATAGACTGGATTTATGAGGAATGCTTGTTCAAGTTACTTAACCCTATTAGCATGTGGATCAAGCTGATCGAAATTTTTGTGAAATTCTAACTCCGATATTGTAAAATTACCTAATTGTCCCTACTTTCAAAGTACGCAAAACGAAAGGGTAAGGGTTCAAAAGAGAAGCTACGATAGTAGTTATAACCATTTCGGTTACAAAAATATTAAGTGTATAAGAATAGCAATGATCCAATTAATACTCATATACATGACCACATTAATTAGATGGTGGTCACGCACTGGCAGGCCAAATGTGCGCTCAAATAGGGAACACTCATGACAACTActctttccttttcatattttttcaagtAATATCCTTCAATGATATTAGGAAAGAGCTAGCCAGACTTTGAATGACCTGGCAAGGGAGAGTACCTACTATTTGTGTATGTATTGTGGCTTTAAGAAAATGAATAATACCTCCAAAGTCGGTCTACAATTTCTCCCTTCCCAATATGCTGCTCAAGCAAAATAGGTACATCCTCTGGAGCAACATACCCATACCTACAGAAAATAAGCGCCAAATTAATCAATTTAGAAGAGATGACAATTAACTTACAAAACATATGTAGAAACTAGATGATGGAAAGATTTCAAAAGCAATAAATCAGATCAGACAACAAGATTCAATGAAAATCACCCCCTTACCAGTGGCCTGTCACCTTTCCATCTATATTTCTACCAAATATGATTACATTTCCTGCATATTTATGGCCCCCAATATGTGAGCAAGGGCTAACAGAAACTTGACCTTCAAGACTTCGTGCATCTATCTCTTCTCTGAACCTTGAAATCAGAGCAGGTCCACAAACACCACATCGGCGATCCCGGCTCACATGAGAACAAACAAAAATGTATGAACCTCTCAGTGTTTCAGGTGTGCCAGGAAGCCATTCATTATCCTTTACAAGCACTTCTTCAACAAATGTATCAACATCAAAATGTGTCAAACGCCTGCAAATTGGAGCAGGTTTACAATCAGAAGCAGAAAAAGTTAACAGAGCTAGAGTCTCTACTTAAATTAAGTTTGCAATCTGACCGGTAACGGATCATGTCTGGAAAGATCAATACATCCCCATTCGATGTCTCGGTACCATCATGTCCTTCACATATTGTTAAGCAAGTCTTCAGGATAAAACAGGGAACAAAAGTAAGTACTCAATGTAAGACCCCAATCCGAGGCCGAGAAAGCATGAACAAGTTCAAACAAAAACAATGTCACATAAAGAATACTGCTGAGAATCAGCGACACAGGATAGCCAAAGAGACCAGCTTGACACACATAGTTGAAATGCTTTTGTAGATGAAGATATGCACTAGCATCATTTCAAACAATTAACATGTGCAGAACTTCAGAAATCAATAATAGTGGACAATATAGCAGAAACTTATAAAATAACTATCTGACCAGTGGCTTGACTGCTTGAGGATGGTATGACCTCTAAATTGTCGTCAGtcagaaaggggaaaagaaaaaccaaaattgtATAGAGGAGGTACATATAGGAGGAACTTGGTCTAATATCATGAGGGTAATTTGATATAGAAATGTTTCCCTAACCCTAAGTTGTCAGGCTGTATTACGTTCATGATCTTATTGATGATCGATGTTTTAAAATCCTACCATTTACAATGTGGTACAgttctagcaaaaaaaaaacacttaaatCCCTGGCCTAAATCCTTTTGAGGGAAGCCTAACAATATCATTTGTTCTTAAATGAATTCAAATTGTAAACAAGCGTGGATACAAGTAAACCCTATTTTCTTCGAAATCTGTGGTAATGAAGATCTCTTCATAGAAGATAAGTCCAAAATGGAAGTAAACAGATGGAgagaaaggggggaaaagaagaagaaggagatgaagtGTTAGATTGAATACAGAGTACTATCTGGTGATCCAAAACCCTATACTTTCTCGTAACGTCAAACCCACATTGATGCACAAGCAAAATTGTCCAAAATTCAAGTCCACCCTTATCACCAAAACCCACCCaaagaaagatagaagaagaagtttaccaCCTTGTTCTTCATATCGGCTTTCCTGGCCATGAGAGTAGCAGAGAGAAGCCTGGGCAAGCGATCGAACTCAGCGGCTTCAACGCGAGGAGGCCAGACAAGAGGATTCTTGTAGCATAGAAAGACATGACGGTCGTAGATCTGCACGGTGCCTACAAGAGAGCTCTGGCGAAAGTCGTAGCGTAGGAAGCCGAATTCGACATCACTATTGCTTCCGCTGCCTGCGTCACTAGTCAATAATCCATCGTTCTGGAAACTCCCCGAAGCGCTCCCAATCTGCGAATTATGGTCGCCAAGGAATCCATCACCATCTGATGATGCTGGAATTGGAGAGGATGAAATACTAGTAGTAGTATTCAAAAAGGAAAGAGGGTCTTCTCTGTTACtaccactactactactattaccCATAGCCATTGCCATAGCTATAGAACTCATGAAGTAAAACTCGTAAATGGAAATGGAAGAATTGGAAGTTGAAGAAGGTAACCTAgcagttgagagagagagagaagctgaCTCGGAAGTCTGGAGTCAGGATAGGAATTCCAGGAATAAGGGGATCGAGGATTCTCATTCTGAATCCACAAAGGGAAGTTGGAATGTTTACAGTAgggagggaccatcacctgaACCACCGCTACCATCACCGCCAGGTGGCATCCACGTGGCATCACGTAGGAAGGgcgttatttttatttttttaatataaaagaTATGTGATAAAATTTTCGTGTGGTCACTGGTCACTGACTCACTGGTTTCGATCTAAATCcggttattattattatttctttttaacGAAATCctggttcggtttgattttgggtttacatGTCTAAATAAAGAAATTGATGAGAAAATCttggttttttggggggtttaCTGATCGGTCAGCTCGATCCATTTTGGTTTCTAGTAGATCCAGAAAAACCCAAttcgaaaccaaaccgataagGGATTGATTCGATCTGGGCTGAACTAGTTGTATCGATCAGTTTGATTGGATTTGTATGtatgtttttaaattttatattatCACGTGGCAAATTCTTATTCAGTTTACCATAAGATCTATTTATACACAATTTGGGTCCTAACTAATTTACCACTTGGTGGATGGATATTAGATCCAACCACCAAACTAATATCCTTTTTTAGTCCTAAGGTTGAGAAATCCAAAATTGAATGCGTAGCTATGTGGGTGATGATTGTGAAATGTGACTGTGGTGACGGGTAGCCCGCATATTTTCCCTTCAACAGGAATTTTTATCTAATTTCCATTTCAAAGTCTctaatttttttggaaagaagAACGTCGTTTGAACCTGTGCTGATGTAGTCAATGAGGGACTGTGCAAGGACATCAATAAGGGTGATTTTTCAATTTATAAAAGGGCAGGAGGGTAAACATTTAGGGGGGTTGTGTTTGGGCAGAACGGCCACGCTATCGAACAgtgttcttattttttatagGTCACTTTTAGGAGAGTTGAATTCATATCCCCTTAATTGTGAAATATCAGACCTTACCCCTGAGGGTATAGATGTGAAGTTACTTGGGTCGAAAAACCCAATGAATGAAACCCACAAATCGACATCAATTCCCTCTATACCCTACACCCTGACGgttcccttcctttttttttcccctcttgaTCATCTCTGCAACCATCATTTTGGTATTCACACCAAAGGGTAGAGGATTACTTGTGGCAGATTTTGGAAGCCATGGGtaaaatcaattttcaaaaCAGGTGAAATCTGTTTTCTCTAGTTTATGCAGGTTGAGCGAGCGACCCACTTATTATGGGTTTGGGTTGACCCAACTTGACCAGTCATCCAGCCCCACACCAGAGCCCCAACCCTATTGAGGTTTGGGCTTCAATATCCCACTTCCAGAGGGCAAACTGTGAGTAGTATTGTAGGGTTCTTTAGTCGACCTCATGTCCGGAAAGAACAGTCCCTTTTAACTTCTTTAgtctctgtttggttgcaagaaaattaaaaggaagtgaagtgaaaattttcaaacctaaaaatttGGTTGATATTTTTCCTCCCTAAAActaacaccattagttcatcatATTCTGGAACATCTTTCCTATTCCTTCATCCACAGTAAAGGGTTCATCCAACCTAAATGAATTCAAACCCGAGCAATTGTAGAAAAACTCCacatttttaggtttgaaatttttcACTTCACTTCcatttccttgcaaccaaatagaGACTAAAGAAGTTAAAAGAGGCTGCTCTTTCCGGACATGAGGTAGACTAAAGAACCCTTCAATACTCACAGTTTCCAGAATTCTTCACAAGTTCTTTCCTTGTAAAGGATATGAGTCGATCACAAAACCTATCTGCCACTGAAAGACCTTCTTTCTCAACTTCAGAACTTGGTCTTATTAATAGTTTTCCCCTTCCAGAtattaacataaaaaagaaggaacataTATACTAGTGCTCTAGAACTAGAATATACACAACCAAGTCATGGAGgtgtttttctcttctccccccctccagatattaacataaaaaagaaggaacataTATACTAGTGCTCTAGAACTAGAATATACACAACCAAGTCATGGAGgtgtttttctcttctcccccctcccccttttttttctatcacttattctttttctcccttcttcccccTCACATCATTCACACTTGCACAAGTCATCAGCAAACCAAAAcaacaccccaaaaaaaaaaaaaatcaactaaaaTCACAGGAGTTCCTCCCCAGGGAGGTAAGAGTGAGACCCACCCTCAACATGTTTCTTCTTCCTATGGAAGATACCACTGAGATTGGACAACAGTACCTTCTTTGAGACAGATGTCTTTTCTTTATCCAGCTTACGGACACCAACAACCTTCTCTGGTAGGTTCTGCTTCTGAACCATGGAGTTTTGTGTCGATGAAAGTGCAGAAACCTCTGAATCAAGAATTCTAGCAGCAGCTTCAGCAGATTTCTTTTGCTCCTTTTCACGCCACCTCAGTAGCTCTCCCTCAACAGCCCTCTTTGCTGCCTCTGCCATCTCTGCCCTCTTCAAAGCCGCCTCCGTTGCAGCCTTCATCTCCTCAATCTCCTTCTGGCCTGCCTCCAACCTCTTTAGTGCTTCATTCTCACCAGCCTTTACTGCTTCCACCTGAGCCATTGCAGCTGCTACTTTCATTTCAGCCAATTTATCAGATTCCTCAACTTTCCGGCTAAAAGACTCAAATTCCTCCTCTGAGATTGTGATCATTGCACCAGACTCTGATGTTGAAGCACGAGTTGCATTTGTTCTTTCAGACAATAACTTAATCTGATCAAGGGCCATTGCCTCTGCTGCCTTTGCTTCTTCTGCCTCTTTCAGTGCAATCTGTAGTGTCATTTCTGCTCCTTCCAGGGCAGTCCGGGTGGCTTCGGCTTCTTTCTTTAGCTCTTCAACATTGCTCTTCGTTTCTTCTGCCTCTTTTCTTGCATTTTCAGATTCTAACGATAGCTGTTGGAGGGTAGAGATCAGCTCATCAGAAGCACCTTTGGCTTTAGATTCTTCAGTAAGGGCTGCTTCAAGCTCACCCTTACTTTTCTGGAGCTTGACATGCAAGTTCCCAGCAATAGATTCGGTTTCTGCTTCCTTCTCTTTTAGTTCAGCATGTTCCTTCTTCACTGCTTCCAGCTCCACTTTAAGGGACTCCACCAAGCTCCTAAGAGTGCTTTCTTCTTCTGCCACTTTTTGCAATACCTCTTTAGCACCATCAAGCTCTGAAGTCACAGTTCTTACAGAATCCAGATCAGAAGCGCGGGCATTTTCCATCTCCTTTTGTAAAGCCCCAATCTCAGCAGCTGTTTCAGCAAGCTTACCTTCGAGATTCCTGGTGATTTCAGGATCAAACTCTTTCTTCAAAGATAGCAGTTTCTTCTGTGCTTCTTCCAGGGCAGCTCTATAAGACTGCCTTTGGACATTTTTTTCCTCAAGAATCTTTTCTTGCTCCTGCTGGGCTTGCATAGAAGCCAGCTTCACATGCCCAAGTGATTCTTGTGTGGCTGCAATCTCCTTTGACAGTTCAGCAGCCTTCTCTGCATTAGCCTTGGCTGTGACTTCAGCTTCTGCTGCTTGGTGGAGTGCAGCAGATTTTTCTTCCAGGGATGAGTCAAATTCCTGAAGGAATTTCCTGAGTTCTTGTTTGGCAGCATCAAGTTCAGAAATGGTGGCTGCATACTGTTCTCTGGCATTGTCCAACTCCTGTCTCCAAGCACCGTCAGTTTCAACAGGGCAACCAGAGTTTGCTTCATCCAGTTGCTTTGCTTGGTTCTTCGCCGCTTCTGTCACCTTAATTGCCGACTCCTTGGAATCTTTTACACTTTTCAATTTGTTGGTTAAATCCTCAACTGTTTTTTTAGCCCTTTCAAGTTCAGCAAATGCTTGGGCCTTGGTGGTTTCAGCATTTTTAAACTGTTCCTTCAGCTTGTTGAGCTCTTTCTGGGCCAGATGAAGTTGTGTCTCCTTTGCCAATACCCTCtggcaaaacaaaaagaaatcggAAGCACAGATGTTAGACCTATGTCATGACATAGCAGTCAATGCATTACGTGTATTTCAAAGATTCTTCTGAACACTGTTTGAACCGTTGGCACCCAGCCAACTACAAACTTCCTATTTTACAGTTGAGAGTCTTGAGACTGGATATATCATATCTGTAAAATGGAAATTCAGGCCTTGCCTTCTGACCCTGATTACTTGAAGTTGTAATCTCCACCTAATTAGTGGAATTTGAACTTCAAAGAGCAACAGGAATTGACTCATCATTATAGGACTTTATCCCAATAAATCCACATCTAATTTACACTCACTGTTACCTTAAAACATTAGCTTCTAGAATTATGAACTCCAACCGTCCAAAAGCATGATGCATCATATGATCATAAGCAGAAATCATTTCTGGGAGAGGGTTTCCGCCGCTGCCAGTGTGGGGGGTGCAATCTCCCACACCACACCAATCGGAGCCCGCGAATTTGTTTTGTCATAAGGGGCCCACGTAGTtcgggaggagagagagtgtcaagGAAGCTTAGGTTTCATTTCAAATGAATTTACGTAATTTATAAATATCACAAAAGAAAATCCCACACTAGAAAagtaatttctaaaaatttgaacttatttttaaaacaaaacgGCAAAGGCTAGCACTATGGATGTTTTACTTAGCACAATGGTCCACCCAATTTTCACCATGTGGCATGTAACATGGCAATTTCCAACCATATGGATAGGAAGGGCCCATCTTGAATTAGATCCAGGTAAAATTTGATGGTCTCAAACTCAATCGTATGACCAACTTGTCGTGGATTTTTCTAGTATATTTTCAACAGTCCATATGTTTGGCTCTTATGACTTTTTAACACTTATTTTGACCTTAGTTTTTTCCCTGTTGTATAATTTGGATAGGACTGAAAATTTGTGTAGGTTTATGGGGGCTGTGGGGTACATACACCAAATTTGGCTGCCAGGTGGACTGCCACAATTCAGATATAAATCAGGCCATTTTGCCAGCCTAGCAAAATGGCCCTAGAGGTAACATGATTATAGACTATCTAGGTTTGATCTTACAGTTACACGTCTTTCACCCATCTGTTGGATCGGATTTAAAAGGCCTAAGCTGCCTCTATAGTAATATAGGGATaaccaggggggggggggggggttggaggtGGAGAGAGATTTTAGTGTCATAGCCCAACTAACAATCCGTTGTCATATTATCGTCTAGAGTTGTCATAGGCACCCTCCAAATTTGCTAATGGCTGACCTTGTCTTGGTGAGAAGCCAAAGTAACCATGGCATTGAACATAAGAACAATCAATTGGGCATTTTTGTTTTCTGACCAAAAAGGTGAGCCCTTTCTATCAAATAGTGGAGGGGTCCCACTTACTACCTTACGTCTTAGATATTTCATCGTTCATTTGTTCATATTTTCTCTCTAACTACTTGATATAAGAAATACCCATGAAGTTTGTGTGAAGTTCTCTATATCTAGTTAATCAGAGTAAGAAATACCTCTGCAGaaaaagaatttgattttttaacggCAGGTTTCTCCTTTGAAAAGGCTCCTTCACCGAACAAGCTGACTGCAGCTTTGACTGATTGGAATGGTGTCCTAGTGTCTATCTCTCCCACCTCTGCTCTTGGAGAGTCTGTTGCATTTTGGCGAGCTTTCACACCCATAATGCCGTTTTATGTTAATGTTTTCACCTCCAGTGTCCACCTGCTGAGATAGGttaaaaaaatgacatatcACCACGTTACTATGGAGGGCACAGCAAAGAAAGGGTGGGGGGCATTAACCTATAATACAACAAGCGCACTTCAACATCTGGATGCTAATGAGCAAAGTAAAATCAGCTTATTGTTAGACAAAGAAGTTTGAGTAATTTATCTGCTaaggaaaaaaaaccaaattgaGGATAAGAGAGCATTTCAAGAAACCTGCatgtttcatttttcttgttttttgttagAGACTTCAAATTTTATTAGGGGTAAGAAAGCCAGAAATTAAGGGAAAGAAGATTTCTCTAATTTCAAATAGTAAATCCAAGAAGT includes these proteins:
- the LOC122642326 gene encoding uncharacterized protein LOC122642326, which codes for MGNSSSSGSNREDPLSFLNTTTSISSSPIPASSDGDGFLGDHNSQIGSASGSFQNDGLLTSDAGSGSNSDVEFGFLRYDFRQSSLVGTVQIYDRHVFLCYKNPLVWPPRVEAAEFDRLPRLLSATLMARKADMKNKTCLTICEGHDGTETSNGDVLIFPDMIRYRRLTHFDVDTFVEEVLVKDNEWLPGTPETLRGSYIFVCSHVSRDRRCGVCGPALISRFREEIDARSLEGQVSVSPCSHIGGHKYAGNVIIFGRNIDGKVTGHWYGYVAPEDVPILLEQHIGKGEIVDRLWRGQMGLSEEDQKKVQERRLQLNGETNTEKSGKEPIQANESDVAGNGTQSEVSGCCQDNKSSSCCQNNSVPVEFKKDEREAKIVVEEKSSSKPTSSVSSSKPTSRIGNKGASCTRKACVMPTWFESLEREDIHAALAVIGAAVAVAIAYRSYKLLR
- the LOC122642325 gene encoding WEB family protein At5g55860-like; translated protein: MGVKARQNATDSPRAEVGEIDTRTPFQSVKAAVSLFGEGAFSKEKPAVKKSNSFSAERVLAKETQLHLAQKELNKLKEQFKNAETTKAQAFAELERAKKTVEDLTNKLKSVKDSKESAIKVTEAAKNQAKQLDEANSGCPVETDGAWRQELDNAREQYAATISELDAAKQELRKFLQEFDSSLEEKSAALHQAAEAEVTAKANAEKAAELSKEIAATQESLGHVKLASMQAQQEQEKILEEKNVQRQSYRAALEEAQKKLLSLKKEFDPEITRNLEGKLAETAAEIGALQKEMENARASDLDSVRTVTSELDGAKEVLQKVAEEESTLRSLVESLKVELEAVKKEHAELKEKEAETESIAGNLHVKLQKSKGELEAALTEESKAKGASDELISTLQQLSLESENARKEAEETKSNVEELKKEAEATRTALEGAEMTLQIALKEAEEAKAAEAMALDQIKLLSERTNATRASTSESGAMITISEEEFESFSRKVEESDKLAEMKVAAAMAQVEAVKAGENEALKRLEAGQKEIEEMKAATEAALKRAEMAEAAKRAVEGELLRWREKEQKKSAEAAARILDSEVSALSSTQNSMVQKQNLPEKVVGVRKLDKEKTSVSKKVLLSNLSGIFHRKKKHVEGGSHSYLPGEELL